The Cryomorphaceae bacterium 1068 genome window below encodes:
- a CDS encoding competence/damage-inducible protein A: MKAEIITIGDEILIGQTIDTNSAWLGEQLHLIGVKLNRIVTISDTPEAIRDSIDDSFNRADLILMTGGLGPTQDDVTKVTLVEFFGTTLERNQEVLDEIDSYFTAKGLQMLESNRKQADLPKDAKILRNTRGTAMGMWFEKNGKVLISMPGVPYEMKGIMQDHGLRMLQDFFPTKTILHQTIQTQGIGESFLAEIISDWETALRNDGVSLAYLPSPGLVKLRLTAYADSANKDEVSDKIAHYISELERRIPEYIFGREKDTVAKAVQDLFQSRGLTLAAAESCTGGLIAHEITSIPGSSAHFMGSMVTYSNQAKTIILGVKEESLEEYGAVSEQVVREMAEGVRQKLGSDYAIATSGVAGPDGGTEEKPVGTVWVSVAGPGKTLSKRLNLGKSRERNIRISMLSVLNWLRQEIISGTFE; this comes from the coding sequence TAAAGCTGAATAGAATAGTTACCATCAGCGACACCCCTGAGGCCATTCGTGACTCTATAGACGATTCTTTTAATCGAGCCGATTTGATATTGATGACCGGCGGGCTTGGGCCTACCCAAGATGATGTGACCAAAGTAACTTTAGTAGAATTTTTTGGGACTACCCTTGAGCGGAATCAAGAAGTTTTAGATGAGATCGATTCCTACTTTACGGCCAAGGGATTGCAAATGCTCGAGTCGAACCGCAAACAGGCCGATCTTCCCAAAGACGCTAAAATCCTTCGCAATACCAGAGGCACCGCAATGGGAATGTGGTTTGAGAAAAATGGGAAAGTATTGATCTCAATGCCTGGAGTGCCTTACGAAATGAAAGGCATAATGCAGGACCATGGTCTACGAATGCTCCAAGATTTCTTCCCCACAAAGACAATCCTGCATCAGACGATTCAAACACAAGGCATCGGTGAAAGCTTTCTTGCCGAGATAATCAGCGATTGGGAAACTGCATTAAGAAATGACGGTGTATCTCTGGCTTATTTGCCTTCACCTGGCTTGGTTAAGTTGCGACTTACTGCTTATGCTGATAGTGCTAATAAAGACGAGGTATCTGATAAAATAGCACATTACATTTCGGAGTTAGAAAGGAGGATTCCTGAATATATTTTTGGGAGGGAAAAGGATACGGTCGCAAAAGCTGTTCAGGATCTTTTTCAGTCTCGCGGCTTGACTTTGGCAGCCGCCGAAAGTTGTACCGGTGGATTAATTGCTCACGAGATCACTTCTATTCCGGGTTCTTCAGCCCACTTTATGGGATCTATGGTTACATACAGCAACCAAGCTAAGACGATCATTTTAGGTGTAAAGGAAGAAAGCCTGGAAGAGTATGGTGCTGTGAGTGAACAGGTGGTTAGAGAAATGGCTGAAGGAGTGAGGCAGAAACTGGGTTCAGATTATGCAATTGCTACTTCAGGAGTAGCAGGTCCTGATGGTGGTACCGAAGAAAAACCGGTTGGAACGGTATGGGTTTCTGTCGCAGGTCCTGGAAAAACCTTGTCAAAAAGACTCAATTTGGGTAAAAGTCGTGAGCGAAACATCAGAATATCAATGCTTAGCGTCTTGAATTGGTTGAGACAAGAAATTATTTCGGGAACCTTTGAATAA
- the rpmB gene encoding 50S ribosomal protein L28: MAKACELTGKTAMVGNNVSFSNRRTKRRFNPNLIRKKFYLAEEKKWIELTISTSALRTVNKIGLAKALKRAKEKGYYNG; the protein is encoded by the coding sequence ATGGCTAAAGCATGTGAACTTACGGGCAAGACAGCAATGGTTGGTAACAATGTTTCGTTTTCGAACAGAAGAACCAAGCGTCGCTTTAACCCGAATTTGATAAGAAAGAAATTTTACCTCGCAGAGGAGAAAAAATGGATCGAACTGACAATTTCGACTTCAGCTCTTCGCACGGTTAACAAGATTGGATTAGCCAAAGCTTTGAAAAGAGCGAAAGAAAAAGGCTATTACAACGGATAA